One region of Mobula birostris isolate sMobBir1 chromosome 24, sMobBir1.hap1, whole genome shotgun sequence genomic DNA includes:
- the LOC140187118 gene encoding uncharacterized protein, with protein sequence MNQGTILVLAAAIFMTGSQAELNREQIRDALWDYISQLTNNDLNEGSEISQQVNHLIQGHLQTVNDYAEDLQQKLAPYTDGLHEKMTVDIESLRQQIREQLEDLREKLAPFADGVHQKISRNIEEFHQKLTPFAEDLGQQLRKNAADLRQKLTPFTEELQARLEVSTENLREVLTPYAEELQMKIDENMDTLRQNVAAKAAEFCSRFNEDVQELRNSLAPYAKDLQIKMNQQIGEMSQMVEPYAEKLQAKVNEHVDVLNQRLNPYIVELKAKLNENMDQNLGPFIENFNTNINQGIEEFHQNLAPYTEQLKRIISQNVKEMQDRLVLSGGNVQQDLQTQLTTLWGNFWQHLQN encoded by the exons ATGAATCAAGGGACGATCCTTGTATTAGCTGCTGCTATTTTCATGACAG GTTCCCAAGCTGAACTCAATAGAGAGCAGATTCGTGATGCACTCTGGGATTACATCAGCCAATTGACCAACAATGACCTAAATGAAGGCTCAGAAATCAGCCAACAAGTCAA TCACCTTATTCAGGGTCATCTGCAGACTGTCAATGACTATGCTGAGGATCTCCAACAGAAGTTGGCTCCTTACACCGATGGTCTTCATGAGAAGATGACAGTAGACATTGAGAGCCTTCGCCAGCAGATAAGAGAACAACTGGAAGACCTGAGGGAGAAACTTGCTCCATTTGCTGATGGAGTTCATCAGAAGATCAGCAGGAACATTGAAGAATTTCATCAGAAGTTGACCCCTTTTGCTGAAGACCTGGGCCAACAGCTGCGTAAGAATGCAGCGGACCTTCGGCAGAAGTTGACTCCCTTTACTGAAGAGCTACAGGCCAGATTGGAAGTGAGCACAGAGAACCTGAGGGAAGTCCTGACTCCCTATGCTGAGGAGCTCCAGATGAAGATTGATGAAAACATGGACACCCTCAGGCAGAATGTGGCTGCCAAAGCTGCTGAATTCTGCTCCAGGTTTAATGAGGATGTCCAGGAGCTTCGCAATAGCTTGGCCCCCTATGCCAAGGATCTCCAGATCAAGATGAACCAACAAATTGGAGAAATGTCCCAGATGGTTGAACCATATGCCGAGAAGCTCCAGGCAAAAGTCAATGAGCATGTGGATGTTCTGAACCAAAGGCTGAACCCTTACATCGTCGAACTGAAGGCTAAACTTAACGAGAACATGGACCAGAACCTGGGCCCATTCATTGAAAATTTCAACACCAACATTAACCAGGGAATTGAGGAGTTCCATCAGAACCTGGCTCCCTACACTGAGCAGCTGAAACGAATCATCAGTCAGAATGTGAAGGAGATGCAGGACAGACTTGTCCTGAGTGGAGGCAATGTTCAGCAGGATCTTCAGACCCAGCTCACCACTTTATGGGGCAACTtctggcagcatctgcagaactaa